From Vespula vulgaris chromosome 11, iyVesVulg1.1, whole genome shotgun sequence, the proteins below share one genomic window:
- the LOC127067602 gene encoding uncharacterized protein LOC127067602 isoform X3, with translation MEASSNQQQQQKEKESRVHRPYAFDKMEGLVREMQDPQNGVPVRSQKQFLTSIPSAFMGECHRYLRCGINVSGHHGQESTVDCLRVAGYDLVEWLMDRLSIEESVEALHIANQLCLYGYFFPVNDSKTLTVKDDSSLYRFQSPYYWPWQHRTPDNVEYAIYLAKRTLRNKQRHALEDYEIEALNSLRKNLQNKWDIIQLQAEEQVRLAKDRKKGDKIVSDSQERAFWRVYRPPPGCLSSLEVVPGPTRFRPGFPRPPPRKRTVAELQREVDFLRNCLTRTRIKVSAAIENLKSYFETYVEYDPMFVHPQPSNPWITDDSTFWQLNSPVVEIPTEKRVKRWALSMEELMSDPTGLLEFTNYLRKEYSHENIRFWVAVKDLRHSYQAQITEKVNEIFKEFLAPGAPCEINIDGKTMEKVHQEMKNPSRFTFDSAAEHVYTLLLKKDCYPRFIRSDQYRNLLAAGVQPLQKKRFFSFGGQAKKKMAPSTSTTTSTLQQQQHSGNIGTSGGGGGGGGGGGARRRGSDRSLSGSAHELAVCGVREISSTPRVPHSHSQSNLTDIPYRGDLARLLKIPTRPSPHSIQDAGATEATVRPMDDVCPWDAIPGPSTETGQDAAPFGTSPWPDTTTDPWEYGNDVTKTSIHFIDVARPSRKNSSQLDSCSSSSDVSLAIAEVSDRLRKSCSLQHSSVTTAMMERHGIGSGSGGHTITRNYSTGSTSNRTKLSDIGRPLISSYNLPSPLESFEYSHAAGEKFEAIISQATIEEPETSTMLETTQQLDKVVTIEETKKTTRRSSAKAPLISISAIVGDLPSDSECVGTITGDNVSTPTRETKMEIELLEDKNVQERELEREREKGKEEKQEKREEEEKEEEKKEEEEEEEEEEEEKGQGEEPLEKDDDKITKEVAVETQKNESIEEAQVVPVWEPDTKQEDQMAPTTTTATTSTVPTRDKRDNNVNEVCPWEDEENCKVDTTYVKTYATLGYL, from the exons ATGGAGGCCTCTAGcaatcaacaacaacaacaaaaagagaaggagtcACGTGTTCATAGGCCTTATGCCTTCGATAAg ATGGAGGGGCTGGTGCGGGAGATGCAAGACCCTCAAAACGGGGTACCCGTGCGCAGCCAAAAACAATTTCTCACCTCGATCCCCTCAGCGTTCATGGGTGAGTGCCATCGGTACCTGCGTTGTGGCATAAACGTAAGCGGCCATCACGGCCAGGAGAGTACAGTAGACTGCCTGCGTGTTGCAGGTTACGACCTCGTCGAGTGGCTTATGGATCGGCTTTCCATCGAGGAATCAG TAGAGGCGCTCCATATTGCTAATCAACTATGCCTGTACGGCTACTTCTTCCCGGTGAACGACTCGAAGACGCTTACCGTAAAGGATGATAGCTCGCTATATAGATTTCAG TCACCGTATTATTGGCCATGGCAACATAGAACCCCTGACAACGTGGAATACGCTATTTATTTGGCTAAACGAACATTACGGAACAAACAACGCCACGCTCTTGAAGATTACGAGATC gAAGCTTTAAACAGTCTACGGAAGAACCTGCAAAATAAATGGGATATCATACAACTACAGGCTGAAGAACAG GTACGATTAGCTAAAGACCGGAAGAAGGGGGATAAGATAGTAAGCGATTCACAGGAAAGAGCATTTTGGAGAGTTTACCGGCCACCACCGGGTTGTCTTAGTAGTCTTGAAGTAGTTCCAGGACCAACACGTTTTCGTCCAGGATTTCCACGTCCTCCACCACGTAAACGCACCGTCGCTGAGTTACAACGAGAG GTGGACTTTCTTCGAAACTGTTTAACACGCACGAGAATAAAGGTTTCAGCTGCTATAGAAAATTTGAAGTCCTACTTTGAAACTTATGTGGAATACGATCCAATGTTCGTACATCCGCAACCTTCGAATCCTTGGATCACCGATGACAGTACATTCTGGCAGTTGAATAGTCCAGT AGTGGAAATCCCTACGGAAAAGCGTGTAAAACGATGGGCATTATCGATGGAAGAACTCATGTCTGATCCAACAG GCCTGCTAGAATTCACGAATTACCTAAGAAAAGAATACAGTCATGAGAATATTCGATTTTGGGTGGCCGTTAAAGATTTGAGACACAGTTATCAAGCTCAAATAACAGAAAAGGTCAACGAAATTTTCAA AGAATTCCTGGCGCCGGGTGCTCCTTGCGAGATCAACATCGATGGAAAGACAATGGAAAAGGTCCatcaagaaatgaaaaatcccAGCAGATTTACCTTCGATTCAGCCGCCGAGCACGTATATACTCTACTTTTGAAGAAGGATTGCTACCCCAGATTTATTCGCTCGGATCAATATCGAAATCTTTTAGCAGCCGGCGTACAGCCACtgcaaaagaaaag ATTCTTCAGCTTCGGTGGtcaagcaaaaaagaaaatggcgcCTAGCACGAGTACAACGACGAGCACGttgcaacaacaacaacacagTGGCAATATTGGAAccagtggtggtggtggtggtggtggtggtggtggtggtgctagaagaagaggaagcgaTCGAAGCCTCTCAGGATCAGCTCACGAGCTTGCTGTTTGTGGAGTACGTGAAATAAGTTCTACGCCGAGAGTGCCGCATTCTCATAGCCAATCAAATCTCACCGATATTCCATACAG GGGTGATCTGGCGCGACTCTTAAAGATCCCTACGAGGCCTAGTCCACATAGTATTCA GGATGCTGGCGCCACGGAGGCGACAGTTCGCCCTATGGACGACGTTTGCCCTTGGGACGCGATCCCAGGGCCAAGTACAGAAACCGGCCAGGATGCAGCACCCTTTGGAACGAGCCCGTGGCCTGACACGACTACGGATCCCTGGGAATACGGGAACGACGTAACCAAAACGTCGATACATTTCATCGACGTGGCTCGTCCATCTCGAAAGAATTCCTCTCAGCTCGACTCCTGCAGTTCCTCTTCCGATGTCAGTCTGGCTATTGCGGAGGTCTCCGACAGGTTGAGAAAATCCTGCAGCCTTCAGCACAGTTCTGTCACGACTGCCATGATGGAACGACATGGTATTGGTTCTGGATCGGGTGGACATACCATCACCAGAAATTATTCTACTGGCTCGACTAGCAACAGAACCAAACTGTCGGATATAG GTCGCCCATTGATCAGCTCGTACAACTTACCATCGCCTCTAGAATCCTTCGAATACAGTCACGCAGCTGGCGAGAAATTCGAGGCGATAATCAGCCAAGCAACGATCGAAGAGCCAGAAACATCAACGATGTTAGAAACAACGCAACAATTGGACAAAGTTGTAACgatagaagaaacgaaaaaaactaCGAGAAGGTCATCAGCGAAAGCACCATTGATAAGTATCAGTGCGATCGTCGGCGACTTGCCAAGTGATTCCGAGTGCGTTGGAACGATAACTGGCGACAACGTTTCTACGCCAACAAGAGAAACTAAAATGGAAATTGAATTGTTGGAAGATAAAAACGTACAAGAAAGAGAACTGGAAAGggaacgagaaaaaggaaaggaagaaaaacaagagaaaagggaagaagaagaaaaagaagaagaaaaaaaggaagaagaagaagaagaagaagaagaagaagaagaaaaaggacaagGAGAAGAACCATTGGAAAAGGACGATGACAAAATAACGAAGGAAGTTGCTGTCGAAACACAAAAAAATGAGTCTATTGAAGAGGCTCAGGTTGTTCCTGTTTGGGAGCCGGACACCAAACAGGAAGACCAAATGGCACCAACGACCACTACTGCAACCACCAGTACTGTGCCCACTCGGGATAAGCGTGACAATAATGTTAACGAAGTGTGCCCGTGGGAGGACGA